From one Lotus japonicus ecotype B-129 chromosome 3, LjGifu_v1.2 genomic stretch:
- the LOC130744853 gene encoding uncharacterized protein LOC130744853, which yields MWDSTFDISFLGLMASIVATMPFQLATNPPGGVFQANGGVPVSVARICRDNDTIQCPGEAVMAVVYEEEVYTNFLICNTVSFIASLTVCLLLVSGIPLKHRLVIWVLSIGMCITITSLALTYMFAASMVTLDPVWEAADKMFGRVLKIWVHLLGIVGVYLIIRMVYRVVKWIIKCCRPQQQQ from the coding sequence ATGTGGGATTCCACGTTTGATATTAGTTTCCTTGGTTTGATGGCTTCTATAGTCGCCACAATGCCCTTTCAACTCGCCACTAACCCGCCGGGCGGCGTCTTTCAGGCAAATGGCGGAGTTCCAGTATCTGTTGCTAGGATTTGTCGGGACAATGATACCATTCAATGCCCAGGAGAAGCTGTGATGGCTGTTGTGTACGAGGAGGAGGTTTATACAAATTTCTTGATTTGCAACACCGTCTCCTTCATCGCGTCCCTCACTGTTTGTCTCTTGTTGGTGAGTGGAATCCCTCTCAAACATCGACTCGTCATATGGGTTTTGTCGATCGGCATGTGCATCACCATCACCAGCCTCGCTCTCACCTACATGTTTGCGGCCTCCATGGTCACACTAGATCCCGTTTGGGAGGCTGCTGATAAAATGTTTGGACGAGTACTCAAAATCTGGGTTCACTTGTTAGGAATCGTGGGTGTTTATCTCATCATACGAATGGTTTACCGTGTGGTTAAATGGATCATTAAATGTTGTCGCCCGCAGCAACAACAATGA